DNA from Pelodiscus sinensis isolate JC-2024 chromosome 1, ASM4963464v1, whole genome shotgun sequence:
TAACACCACTGTGGAGACTGTAACAAACAAGCCATAGAAGCTGCTGACTCTGATATCTGAACAAGCCAACTTCATGACCTCCTGGTGCAGGCAGTAGGAATGGGAAAGGACATTGTCTTGACAGTATTGGTACCGCTTCAGGAGAAGGGGGAATGGGAATACTACGGCCACCCCTCTTAGCACAGACACCAGCCCCATCTTGGCTATTCTTGGCAGGGTTAAAATGGAAGTGTATCTCAACGGGTATCTGATAGCAACAAAGCGGTCACAGGCCATGAAGAAGAGCACAGAGGATTCGATGAATGTAAATGTGTGGATGAAGAACAGCTGGGCAAAACAAGCATGGAGGTTGATTTCCCTAGCGTTAAACAAGAATACACCCAATGTTGTTGGTATGGTGCCTATTGATATGCCAATGTCTGTGAGAGCCAACATGGATAGCAgaatgtacatgggctcatgaaGGCTTGGATCTCTTTTTATAATGAACAGAATGACTGAATTGCCTACTATGGAAATGAAATACATGATGCAGAAAGGGATAGAGATCCAGAGATGGACATTTTCGTGCCCAAGTATCCCAGTGAGGAGGAACACGGCAGATTGGAATTTGGTCTCATTGACAGCTGACATCATGTGCTCAGTAAGTCTGAGGAGTTTTGAACATTCCTTCCTGAAAGGAAAAAGAACAGGAGACGAGATGATATTTAATGCAACACCAATCTGCTCTGAATTCAAGACTGGGGGATTCCCAGCAGCTCCAAGGCCAGGATAAAAATTTAATTTACACGGCAGATAAGAAAACAAGCATGGACAGACTGGATCAGCTCTGTTGTACATCTATCTCAGTATCCAGTGGCCAGTTCAAGGTGCTTCAGAAGAAGTCACAAggagccatagaatcatagaataataggactggaagggacctcaagaggtcatcgagtccagccccccgccctcaaggcaggatcaagctccgtctacaccatccctgacagat
Protein-coding regions in this window:
- the LOC102443603 gene encoding olfactory receptor 51G2-like produces the protein MMSAVNETKFQSAVFLLTGILGHENVHLWISIPFCIMYFISIVGNSVILFIIKRDPSLHEPMYILLSMLALTDIGISIGTIPTTLGVFLFNAREINLHACFAQLFFIHTFTFIESSVLFFMACDRFVAIRYPLRYTSILTLPRIAKMGLVSVLRGVAVVFPFPLLLKRYQYCQDNVLSHSYCLHQEVMKLACSDIRVSSFYGLFVTVSTVVLDSLLILLSYVMILKTVLSIASQAECLRALNTCVSHLCAVLLFYVPGIGLSLIQRFGNSSSPLLQILMGYIYLLVPPTMNPIVYSVKSKHLRVRIIKMFIK